A DNA window from Mycolicibacter hiberniae contains the following coding sequences:
- a CDS encoding M16 family metallopeptidase → MPRLPTADTGARPRSPLRRTTLPGGLRVVTEYLPAVRSASVGVWVGVGSRDEGSTVAGAAHFLEHLLFKATPTRTAAGIAQAMDAVGGELNAFTGKEHTCYYAHVLDTDLELAVALVSDVVLNGSCAAADVEVERDVVLEELAMRDDDPEDALGDVFLSTLFGDHPIGRPVIGNAESVSAMTRAQLRSFHQRRYTPERMVVAVAGNVDHETVVAMVREHFGHRLVRGERPAAPRRGAARVPGSPGLTVVNRDADQTHMSLGVRAPGRHWQHRQALAVLNTALGGGLSSRLFQQIREARGLAYSIYSSVDTFADAGALSVYTACQPDRFAEVAAVTAEVLESVARDGITAEECRIAKGSLRGGLVLGLEDSASRMNRLGRSELNYGRHRPIARTLRELSAVTVEEVNAVAGRLLRQPYGVAVLGPYRSKGALPRRLRAMAG, encoded by the coding sequence ATGCCGCGGCTGCCGACAGCTGACACCGGGGCGCGACCGCGCTCCCCACTGCGACGCACCACCCTGCCGGGCGGACTGCGGGTGGTCACCGAGTACCTCCCCGCGGTTCGTTCGGCGTCGGTGGGTGTCTGGGTCGGCGTCGGATCCCGCGACGAGGGCTCGACCGTCGCCGGGGCGGCACATTTCCTGGAGCACTTGCTGTTCAAGGCGACCCCGACCCGGACTGCGGCCGGTATCGCTCAGGCGATGGACGCCGTAGGCGGCGAGCTCAACGCCTTCACGGGCAAGGAGCACACCTGCTACTACGCCCATGTGCTCGACACCGACCTGGAGTTGGCGGTCGCGCTGGTCAGTGACGTGGTGCTCAACGGGTCCTGCGCGGCTGCCGATGTGGAAGTCGAGCGCGACGTGGTCCTTGAGGAACTCGCGATGCGCGACGACGATCCCGAGGACGCGCTGGGCGACGTGTTCCTGTCGACGCTGTTCGGCGACCATCCGATCGGGCGGCCGGTGATCGGCAACGCGGAATCGGTGTCGGCGATGACCCGCGCGCAGTTGCGCTCGTTTCACCAGCGCCGCTACACGCCGGAGCGCATGGTGGTCGCCGTCGCCGGCAATGTCGACCACGAGACCGTGGTGGCCATGGTACGAGAGCACTTCGGGCACAGGCTGGTTCGCGGCGAGCGCCCGGCCGCTCCACGGCGCGGGGCAGCACGGGTTCCGGGTTCCCCCGGTCTGACCGTGGTGAACCGCGATGCCGACCAGACGCACATGTCCCTGGGGGTGCGGGCGCCCGGACGCCATTGGCAGCACCGCCAGGCGCTGGCGGTGCTCAACACCGCCCTGGGCGGCGGACTCAGTTCGCGGCTCTTCCAACAGATACGGGAGGCTCGCGGTCTGGCGTACTCGATCTACTCCTCGGTGGACACCTTTGCCGACGCCGGTGCCCTCTCGGTGTACACCGCATGCCAGCCGGACCGGTTCGCCGAAGTCGCCGCTGTCACCGCCGAAGTGCTGGAGTCGGTGGCGCGCGACGGTATCACCGCCGAAGAGTGCCGGATCGCCAAGGGATCGCTGCGCGGCGGACTGGTGCTGGGCCTGGAGGATTCGGCTTCCCGAATGAACCGGCTGGGCCGCAGCGAGTTGAACTACGGCCGGCACCGGCCCATCGCGCGCACCCTGCGAGAGCTGTCCG
- a CDS encoding polyribonucleotide nucleotidyltransferase, whose amino-acid sequence MSAIEIEQGVFESTAVIDNGSFGKRTIRFETGRLAQQAAGSVVAYLDDETMLLSATTASKAPKEHFDFFPLTVDVEERMYAAGRIPGSFFRREGRPSTDAILTCRLTDRPLRPSFVDGLRNEIQVVVTVMSLNPNDLYDVVAINAASASTQLAGLPFSGPVGAARVALIDGTWVAFPTVEQLERATFDMVLAGRTLDDGDVAIMMVEAEATENVIELVQAGAQAPTETVVAEGLEAAKPFIAALCKAQQELAEAAARPAVEYPLFPAYGDDVYYAVASVATDELAKALTIAAKAERDDRTEEIKAEVLKRLAETYEGREKEISAAYRSLTKKLVRQRILTDHFRIDGRGITDIRALSAEVAVVPRAHGSALFERGETQILGVTTLDMMKMAQQIDSLGPEKSKRYMHHYNFPPYSTGETGRVGSPKRREIGHGALAERALVPVLPSVEEFPYAIRQVSEALSSNGSTSMGSVCASTLALLNAGVPLKAPVAGIAMGLVSDDVEVDGKTERRFVALTDILGAEDAFGDMDFKVAGTKEFVTALQLDTKLDGIPSQVLAGALAQARDARLTILDVMAEAIDEPDEMSPYAPRVTTIKVPVDKIGEVIGPKGKMINAITEETGAQISIEDDGTVFVGATDGPSAQAAIDKINAIANPQLPKIGERFLGTVVKTTDFGAFVSLLPGRDGLVHISKLGKGKRVAKVEDVVKVGDKLRVEIADIDNRGKISLVPVEDAADAADSAQKSGSAEPADAAAADS is encoded by the coding sequence ATGTCTGCAATTGAAATTGAACAGGGCGTATTCGAGTCCACCGCTGTCATCGACAACGGCAGCTTCGGCAAGCGCACCATCCGCTTCGAGACCGGCCGGTTGGCCCAGCAAGCCGCCGGCAGCGTCGTCGCCTACCTCGATGACGAGACCATGTTGCTCTCGGCGACCACCGCCAGCAAGGCGCCCAAGGAGCACTTTGACTTCTTTCCGTTGACCGTCGACGTCGAGGAGCGGATGTATGCGGCCGGCCGCATCCCGGGCTCGTTCTTTCGGCGCGAGGGCCGGCCGTCCACTGACGCGATCCTGACCTGTCGCCTCACCGACCGTCCGCTGCGCCCGTCGTTCGTCGACGGTCTGCGCAACGAGATCCAGGTCGTCGTCACGGTGATGAGCCTGAACCCCAACGACCTCTACGACGTGGTGGCGATCAACGCCGCATCGGCGTCCACCCAGCTTGCGGGCCTGCCGTTCTCCGGCCCCGTCGGTGCGGCGCGGGTGGCACTCATCGACGGCACCTGGGTCGCCTTCCCCACGGTGGAGCAGCTGGAGCGCGCCACGTTCGACATGGTGCTGGCCGGCCGTACCCTCGATGACGGTGACGTCGCGATCATGATGGTCGAGGCCGAGGCCACCGAGAACGTCATCGAACTTGTCCAGGCCGGCGCCCAGGCGCCGACCGAGACGGTGGTGGCCGAAGGACTCGAAGCGGCCAAGCCGTTCATCGCGGCCCTGTGCAAGGCCCAGCAAGAGCTGGCCGAGGCGGCTGCGCGCCCGGCCGTCGAATACCCCCTGTTCCCCGCCTACGGCGACGACGTCTACTACGCGGTGGCTTCCGTCGCGACCGACGAGCTGGCCAAGGCGCTGACCATCGCGGCCAAGGCCGAGCGCGACGACCGCACCGAGGAGATCAAGGCCGAGGTGCTCAAGCGCCTGGCCGAGACCTACGAGGGTCGCGAGAAGGAGATCAGTGCGGCCTACCGGAGCCTGACCAAGAAGCTGGTCCGGCAGCGCATCCTGACCGACCACTTCCGCATCGACGGCCGTGGCATCACCGACATCCGGGCACTGTCCGCCGAGGTCGCGGTGGTGCCGCGGGCACACGGCAGCGCCCTGTTCGAGCGTGGCGAGACCCAGATCCTGGGCGTCACCACGCTGGACATGATGAAGATGGCGCAGCAGATCGACTCGCTGGGACCGGAGAAGTCCAAGCGCTACATGCACCACTACAACTTCCCGCCGTACTCGACCGGTGAGACCGGCCGGGTCGGTTCGCCCAAGCGTCGGGAGATCGGCCACGGCGCGCTGGCCGAGCGCGCACTGGTTCCGGTGCTGCCCAGCGTCGAAGAGTTCCCCTACGCCATCCGGCAGGTGTCGGAAGCCCTGAGCTCCAACGGGTCCACTTCCATGGGTTCGGTCTGCGCGTCGACGCTGGCGTTGCTCAACGCCGGTGTGCCGCTGAAGGCTCCGGTCGCCGGTATCGCCATGGGTCTGGTCTCCGATGATGTCGAGGTGGACGGCAAGACCGAGCGTCGCTTCGTGGCGCTCACCGACATCCTGGGCGCCGAGGACGCGTTCGGCGACATGGACTTCAAGGTGGCCGGCACCAAGGAGTTCGTCACCGCCCTGCAGCTCGACACCAAGCTCGACGGCATCCCGTCGCAGGTGCTCGCCGGTGCGCTGGCGCAGGCCCGGGACGCTCGCCTGACCATTCTGGACGTCATGGCCGAGGCCATCGACGAGCCCGACGAGATGAGCCCGTACGCGCCGCGGGTCACCACCATCAAGGTCCCGGTGGACAAGATCGGCGAGGTGATCGGGCCCAAGGGCAAGATGATCAACGCGATCACCGAGGAGACCGGTGCGCAGATCTCCATCGAGGACGACGGCACCGTGTTCGTGGGCGCCACCGACGGCCCGTCGGCACAGGCCGCGATCGACAAGATCAACGCCATCGCCAACCCGCAGCTGCCGAAGATCGGCGAGCGCTTCCTGGGCACCGTGGTCAAGACCACCGACTTCGGCGCGTTCGTGTCGCTGCTGCCGGGCCGCGATGGGCTGGTGCACATCTCCAAGCTGGGCAAGGGCAAGCGGGTCGCCAAGGTCGAAGATGTGGTGAAGGTCGGCGACAAGCTGCGCGTGGAGATCGCCGACATCGACAACCGCGGCAAGATCTCGCTGGTGCCCGTCGAGGACGCGGCAGACGCGGCGGACTCGGCCCAAAAGTCTGGGTCCGCTGAGCCTGCCGATGCCGCGGCTGCCGACAGCTGA
- the rpsO gene encoding 30S ribosomal protein S15 yields MALTAEQKKEILGSYGLHETDTGSPEAQIAMLTKRIVDLTEHLKKHKHDHHSRRGLLLLVGRRRRLLKYLTQTDVARYRSLIERLGLRR; encoded by the coding sequence ATGGCGTTGACCGCCGAGCAGAAGAAGGAAATCCTGGGCAGCTACGGCCTGCACGAGACCGACACCGGCTCGCCCGAAGCCCAGATCGCCATGCTCACCAAGCGGATCGTCGACCTGACCGAGCACCTCAAGAAGCACAAGCACGACCACCACTCGCGGCGCGGTCTGCTGCTGCTGGTCGGCCGTCGTCGCCGTCTGCTCAAGTACCTGACCCAGACCGATGTGGCGCGTTACCGCTCGCTCATCGAGCGCCTGGGCCTGCGTCGCTGA
- a CDS encoding bifunctional riboflavin kinase/FAD synthetase, whose amino-acid sequence MQRWRGQDEIPTDWGRCVLTIGVFDGVHRGHAELIAHAVKAGKARGVPTVLMTFDPHPMEVVYPGNHPAQLTTLARRAELVEQLGIDVFLVIPFTPEFMKLTPDRYIHQLLVEDLHAVEVVVGENFTFGRKAAGNVETLRRAGEQFGFGVESVSLVAERADATQSVTFSSTYIRSCVDAGDVAAAAEALGRPHRVEGLVVRGDGRGRGLGFPTANVAPSAFAAIPADGVYAAWFTVLGHGQVPGTVVAGQRCRAAVSVGTNPTFSGRARTVEAFVIDETADLYGQRVAVDFVSRIRGQKKFDSVADLVAMMNTDVEKTRDLLDSD is encoded by the coding sequence GTGCAGCGGTGGCGGGGGCAGGATGAGATCCCCACAGACTGGGGCAGGTGCGTGCTCACCATCGGCGTGTTCGACGGTGTGCATCGCGGCCATGCGGAACTGATCGCCCACGCGGTGAAGGCCGGAAAGGCGCGCGGCGTACCGACGGTGCTGATGACCTTCGATCCGCATCCGATGGAGGTGGTCTACCCCGGCAACCATCCGGCGCAGCTCACCACCCTGGCGCGCCGCGCAGAGCTGGTCGAGCAGCTCGGCATCGACGTGTTCCTGGTCATTCCGTTCACCCCCGAGTTCATGAAGCTCACCCCGGACCGCTACATCCACCAGCTGCTGGTCGAGGACCTGCATGCGGTGGAGGTAGTGGTCGGCGAGAACTTCACCTTCGGCCGTAAGGCGGCCGGCAATGTCGAGACCCTGCGCCGTGCCGGTGAGCAGTTCGGGTTCGGCGTCGAATCGGTGTCGCTGGTGGCCGAGCGCGCCGACGCAACCCAGTCGGTCACCTTCTCCTCGACCTACATCCGGTCCTGCGTGGACGCCGGCGACGTGGCGGCGGCGGCCGAGGCTTTGGGTCGGCCGCACCGGGTCGAGGGTCTGGTGGTGCGCGGCGACGGGCGTGGGCGCGGTCTGGGTTTCCCGACGGCCAATGTGGCTCCGTCGGCGTTTGCGGCGATCCCGGCCGACGGGGTGTACGCCGCATGGTTCACCGTCTTGGGTCACGGCCAGGTTCCGGGCACTGTGGTCGCCGGCCAGCGCTGCCGGGCCGCGGTGTCGGTAGGCACCAACCCCACGTTCTCCGGGCGGGCCCGCACCGTGGAGGCGTTCGTGATCGATGAAACCGCCGATCTGTACGGCCAGCGCGTCGCTGTGGACTTCGTCAGCCGGATCCGGGGGCAGAAGAAGTTCGACTCGGTGGCGGACCTGGTGGCGATGATGAACACCGACGTCGAGAAGACCCGCGACCTGCTCGACAGTGACTGA
- the mntR gene encoding manganese-binding transcriptional regulator MntR, giving the protein MSPWEQSDGLSSVAQDYLKVIWTAQEWSPDKVSTKMLAEKLGVSASTASESIRKLADAGLVDHEKYGAVTLTGQGRQAALAMVRRHRLIETFLVCELGYAWDEVHDEAEVLEHAVSDRLVARIDAKLGFPQRDPHGDPIPAPDGQVPTPPARQLWACSEGEAGTVARISDHDPEMLRYFAQVGISLDARIRVLTRRDFAGIISVALDQAGDSDGESATVDLGSPAAQAIWVV; this is encoded by the coding sequence GTGAGCCCTTGGGAGCAGTCGGATGGGCTGAGTAGCGTCGCTCAGGACTATCTGAAAGTCATCTGGACGGCCCAGGAGTGGTCACCCGACAAGGTCAGCACGAAAATGCTGGCGGAAAAGCTCGGAGTGTCCGCCAGCACGGCATCGGAGTCGATTCGCAAACTGGCCGACGCGGGCCTGGTGGACCACGAGAAATACGGTGCGGTGACGCTGACCGGCCAGGGCCGTCAGGCCGCTCTTGCGATGGTCCGCCGCCACCGCCTGATCGAGACGTTTCTGGTCTGCGAACTCGGCTACGCCTGGGATGAGGTGCACGACGAGGCCGAAGTCCTCGAGCATGCGGTGTCCGACCGGCTGGTCGCCCGTATCGACGCCAAGCTGGGGTTTCCGCAGCGCGACCCGCACGGCGACCCCATCCCGGCGCCGGACGGGCAGGTACCCACTCCCCCCGCACGTCAGCTGTGGGCGTGCTCGGAGGGCGAGGCCGGGACCGTGGCCCGAATCTCCGACCACGATCCAGAGATGCTGCGCTACTTCGCCCAGGTGGGCATCAGCCTCGACGCCCGCATCCGGGTGCTGACCCGTCGCGATTTCGCCGGGATCATCTCGGTGGCCCTGGACCAAGCCGGGGACTCCGACGGCGAGTCGGCCACGGTGGACTTGGGTAGCCCTGCCGCCCAAGCGATCTGGGTGGTCTGA
- a CDS encoding DUF2804 domain-containing protein, whose amino-acid sequence MVTHEREITEAVELCDASGALNPAAVGWTRTPLHRTGLRGWGRTKRWEYWCLTTPTHLVAVTVADLDYLGVSNVYLLDYSGRAVSRSCAHPGGWGITLPDNLGDGPARARGTVAIDLTTEADGTRIRFSCRTSAGPMTGDLFVALPPGHETLAVVVPWSSKRFQYTAKHTARPASGVVRVGDTTYDFDGGWGVLDHGRGRWPANTLWNWGAASGHTDGHVVGLQLGGKWTVGTGSTENALCVDGRLNKIGDELDWHYPEYAGSWTIRTPESDQVDLTFTPFHHRSPLPGTHLCFGHYHGRIRTDAGASIAVDGLLGWAEQVHLLW is encoded by the coding sequence GTGGTCACCCACGAACGTGAGATCACCGAGGCGGTCGAGCTATGCGATGCGTCGGGGGCGTTGAACCCTGCGGCCGTCGGTTGGACCCGAACACCGTTGCACCGCACCGGGCTGCGTGGCTGGGGGCGTACCAAGAGGTGGGAGTACTGGTGCCTGACCACCCCCACGCACCTGGTCGCGGTCACCGTTGCCGACCTGGATTATCTCGGTGTCAGCAACGTGTACCTGCTCGACTATTCCGGCCGTGCGGTGTCCCGCAGCTGCGCGCACCCGGGCGGCTGGGGGATAACCCTGCCCGACAACCTCGGCGACGGGCCGGCCCGGGCGCGCGGAACGGTGGCGATCGATCTCACCACCGAAGCCGACGGAACCCGGATTCGCTTCTCCTGCAGAACATCTGCCGGACCCATGACGGGTGACCTGTTCGTCGCGCTACCACCGGGTCACGAGACGCTGGCAGTGGTGGTGCCCTGGAGCTCGAAGCGGTTCCAGTACACCGCCAAGCACACCGCGCGCCCGGCATCGGGCGTCGTGCGGGTCGGCGACACCACGTATGACTTCGACGGCGGCTGGGGCGTGCTCGACCACGGACGCGGCCGCTGGCCGGCGAACACCCTGTGGAACTGGGGCGCGGCCTCCGGGCACACCGACGGCCACGTCGTCGGTCTGCAACTGGGCGGGAAGTGGACCGTGGGCACGGGCAGCACCGAGAACGCGCTCTGCGTGGACGGTCGGCTGAACAAGATCGGCGACGAGTTGGATTGGCACTACCCCGAATACGCGGGGTCGTGGACCATCCGCACGCCGGAATCCGACCAGGTGGACCTGACCTTCACGCCGTTTCATCACCGGTCACCGCTGCCCGGAACCCATCTGTGTTTCGGGCACTACCACGGCCGCATCCGCACCGACGCCGGTGCCAGCATTGCTGTCGACGGACTCCTCGGCTGGGCCGAACAGGTACACCTGCTCTGGTAA
- the truB gene encoding tRNA pseudouridine(55) synthase TruB has protein sequence MSEPVAAGLVIVDKPAGMTSHDVVSRCRRAFGTRKVGHAGTLDPMATGVLVIGIERATKILGLLTASEKSYAGTVRLGQTTSTEDAEGEVLQTTSASHLTDPQIATAIAGLRGDIAQVPSAVSAIKVDGKRSYQLVREGRAVALPARPVRIERFELLAVRRDDPFVDLDVEVDCSAGTYIRALARDLGAALGVGGHLTALRRTRAGSFGLDQARTLDELQEHPVLSYPIDEACLRAFARRDLTEQEALDAGHGRPLSPAGINGVYAATAPDGRVIALLEDAPRRTKSVVVIRPATL, from the coding sequence GTGAGCGAACCCGTGGCGGCCGGCCTGGTGATCGTCGACAAACCCGCCGGAATGACCAGCCACGATGTGGTGTCGCGATGCCGCAGAGCGTTCGGTACCCGCAAGGTCGGCCACGCGGGCACGTTGGACCCGATGGCCACCGGCGTGCTGGTGATCGGCATCGAACGGGCCACCAAGATTCTGGGGCTGCTGACCGCGTCGGAGAAGTCCTACGCCGGCACCGTCCGGTTGGGGCAGACCACCTCGACAGAGGACGCCGAAGGCGAGGTGCTGCAGACCACGTCGGCGTCTCATCTCACCGACCCTCAGATCGCTACGGCGATCGCCGGGTTGCGCGGCGATATCGCGCAAGTGCCCTCGGCGGTCAGCGCCATCAAGGTCGACGGCAAGCGGTCCTATCAGTTGGTGCGAGAGGGCCGGGCCGTTGCGCTGCCCGCCCGCCCGGTGCGCATCGAGCGCTTCGAGTTGCTGGCCGTACGGCGCGATGATCCGTTCGTCGACCTGGACGTCGAGGTGGACTGTTCGGCGGGCACCTACATCCGGGCTTTGGCCCGCGACCTGGGTGCCGCGCTGGGAGTCGGCGGGCACCTGACGGCGCTGCGGCGCACCCGGGCCGGCAGCTTCGGGCTGGATCAGGCCCGAACCCTCGATGAGCTGCAGGAGCATCCAGTGCTCAGTTACCCCATAGACGAGGCCTGTCTGCGCGCCTTCGCCCGCCGGGACCTGACCGAGCAGGAGGCACTCGATGCCGGCCACGGCCGACCGCTGTCTCCCGCCGGCATCAACGGCGTGTACGCCGCGACCGCACCCGACGGCCGGGTGATCGCACTGCTCGAGGATGCGCCCCGGCGAACCAAGTCGGTGGTCGTCATCCGGCCGGCGACGCTGTAG
- the pptT gene encoding 4'-phosphopantetheinyl transferase PptT, which yields MSKLLDTVLCGAPRGSLAWAERYDDPPGLAPLPEEEPLVARSVAKRRNEFVTARYCARLALEELGQPPVPILKGEKGEPSWPTGIVGSLTHCAGFRGAVVGRSTAVRSVGIDAEPHDVLPDGVLDAVSLPVERFELAALPQDRHWDRILFCAKEATYKAWFPLTGRWLGFEDAHITFETDGSFASRILIDPAARSGPPLTTLRGRWSVAGGLVLTAIIL from the coding sequence ATGAGCAAGCTGCTGGACACGGTGCTCTGTGGAGCGCCGAGGGGATCGCTGGCCTGGGCCGAGCGCTACGACGACCCGCCCGGACTGGCTCCGCTGCCCGAGGAGGAGCCACTGGTGGCCCGTTCGGTCGCCAAGCGCCGCAATGAATTCGTCACCGCCCGCTACTGCGCCCGGTTGGCGCTGGAAGAACTCGGGCAACCGCCCGTCCCGATTCTCAAGGGGGAGAAGGGCGAGCCGTCGTGGCCCACCGGCATCGTCGGCAGCCTGACCCACTGCGCCGGTTTCCGCGGCGCGGTGGTGGGCCGCAGCACCGCCGTGCGGTCGGTGGGAATCGACGCCGAGCCACACGACGTGCTGCCCGACGGCGTGCTCGACGCGGTGAGCCTTCCGGTCGAACGCTTTGAGCTCGCGGCGTTGCCCCAGGATCGGCATTGGGACCGAATCCTGTTCTGCGCCAAAGAGGCCACCTACAAGGCATGGTTCCCGTTGACCGGGCGGTGGCTGGGCTTCGAGGACGCACACATCACCTTCGAGACCGACGGCAGCTTCGCCTCGCGGATCCTGATCGATCCCGCGGCACGGTCCGGGCCGCCACTGACGACACTGCGCGGGCGGTGGTCGGTAGCGGGCGGCCTGGTACTGACGGCGATCATCCTGTGA
- a CDS encoding metallophosphoesterase family protein, which translates to MTTHEPRAADGPTLWAISDLHTGHSGNKPITEALYPATGDDWLIVAGDVAERTDEIRWALDLLRKRFAKVIWVPGNHELWTTNKDPMQIFGRSRYDYLVDMCDQMGVITPEHPFPVWTEQGGPATIVAMFLLYDYTFLPAGATSKAEGLAIARENNVVATDEFLLSPEPYGTRDAWCRDRVAATRKRLEELDWMTPTVLVNHFPMVRQPCDALFYPEFSLWCGTVETADWHTRYNATCSVYGHLHIPRTTYYDGVRFEEVSVGYPREWRRRRPHRWLRQILPDPQYPPGYLNEFGGHFAITDEMREASAKFAERLRQRQAR; encoded by the coding sequence GTGACCACCCACGAGCCGAGGGCCGCCGACGGCCCCACCCTGTGGGCGATCTCCGATCTGCACACCGGCCACTCGGGTAACAAGCCCATCACCGAGGCGCTGTACCCGGCTACCGGCGACGACTGGCTGATCGTCGCCGGTGATGTCGCGGAGCGCACCGACGAGATCCGCTGGGCACTGGATCTGCTGCGCAAACGGTTCGCGAAAGTGATCTGGGTGCCCGGGAACCACGAGTTGTGGACCACCAATAAGGACCCGATGCAGATTTTCGGCCGCTCGCGCTACGACTACCTGGTCGACATGTGTGACCAGATGGGCGTCATCACGCCCGAGCATCCCTTCCCGGTCTGGACCGAGCAGGGGGGCCCGGCCACCATCGTGGCGATGTTCCTGCTCTACGACTACACCTTCCTTCCGGCCGGAGCGACCAGCAAGGCCGAAGGGCTGGCCATCGCGCGGGAGAACAACGTGGTCGCCACCGACGAGTTCCTGCTGTCGCCCGAGCCCTACGGCACCCGCGACGCCTGGTGCCGCGACCGGGTGGCGGCCACTCGAAAGCGCCTCGAAGAACTCGACTGGATGACGCCGACCGTGCTGGTCAACCACTTTCCGATGGTGCGCCAACCCTGCGACGCATTGTTTTATCCGGAGTTCTCGTTGTGGTGCGGCACCGTCGAAACCGCCGATTGGCACACCCGCTACAACGCCACGTGTTCGGTCTACGGCCACCTGCACATCCCGCGAACCACCTACTACGACGGTGTGCGCTTCGAAGAGGTCTCGGTGGGCTACCCGCGGGAATGGCGCCGGCGGCGCCCGCACCGGTGGCTGCGCCAGATACTGCCCGATCCGCAGTACCCGCCCGGCTACCTCAACGAGTTCGGCGGCCACTTCGCGATCACCGACGAGATGCGCGAGGCCAGTGCGAAGTTCGCCGAGCGGCTACGCCAGAGGCAGGCCCGATGA
- a CDS encoding DUF3558 domain-containing protein, with protein MLTKLRLMTAVGALVMAVVVVCQQAPVDGVPGSAGVDLRSTGIPLAPPTTSSKAVNLTNPRPFDACEDIPFDVIAQLGLAFTPPKPVEGVRCEFDAGNYQMAVETFVWRSYDESIPADAIEMDINGHRVAQYWVMKPTEWNNRWWVSCMVAFKTSYGLIQQSLYYSPVYSEPKVDCPAENLMRAHQLAPHYKY; from the coding sequence ATGCTCACCAAACTGCGTCTGATGACCGCGGTGGGAGCGCTGGTGATGGCCGTCGTGGTGGTCTGCCAACAAGCACCCGTCGACGGCGTTCCGGGGAGTGCGGGGGTCGACCTGCGTTCCACCGGGATACCGTTGGCGCCCCCGACCACGTCGAGCAAAGCGGTCAACCTCACCAACCCGCGCCCGTTCGACGCCTGCGAAGACATTCCCTTCGACGTCATCGCGCAGCTGGGTCTGGCGTTCACTCCCCCCAAGCCGGTCGAGGGTGTGCGCTGCGAGTTCGACGCGGGCAACTACCAGATGGCCGTTGAGACTTTCGTGTGGCGCAGCTACGACGAATCCATCCCCGCCGACGCCATCGAGATGGACATCAATGGGCACCGGGTGGCGCAGTACTGGGTGATGAAGCCCACCGAGTGGAACAACCGCTGGTGGGTCTCGTGCATGGTGGCTTTCAAGACCAGCTACGGACTGATCCAGCAGTCGCTGTACTACTCGCCGGTGTACTCCGAGCCGAAGGTGGACTGCCCCGCCGAGAACCTGATGCGGGCCCATCAGCTGGCACCGCACTACAAGTACTGA